The genomic interval GGTGAGCGGGGTGACGAACTCGGTCGCCGCGGGGGTGAGGATCGCGATCACGGACGCGCCCTGCAGCTGCAGCCAGCGCGCCAGTTCGCACGCCTTGTAAGCCGCGATGCCGCCCGAGACGCCCAGGCCGATCAGGCGGCCGGCGAGCGGAGCAGCTGCGCTGCGCTTCGCCGGCTTCGCAGCGCGCGGCCGCGTCGGCCTACGAGTAGTTCTCTTCGTAGTAGCCGTAGGGCACCTCGCCGCGAATCACACGCTGCATCGCGGTCGACGTCACCTTGCCCTGGACGGCCTCGCCGGTGCGGCGTGACCATTCGTTCAGCCGTCGCGCCTCGCGGGCGGCGATGATGGCGATCTCGTAC from Candidatus Eisenbacteria bacterium carries:
- a CDS encoding DNA-directed RNA polymerase subunit omega, which translates into the protein MARLASLIPPPGANKYEIAIIAAREARRLNEWSRRTGEAVQGKVTSTAMQRVIRGEVPYGYYEENYS